A DNA window from Catenulispora sp. EB89 contains the following coding sequences:
- a CDS encoding SDR family NAD(P)-dependent oxidoreductase, whose product MDLKLNDKRAVVTGGSRGIGLAVGTALAREGAAVALVGRDGRVAQEQAAKLAAATGARVIGIAADTGDDASVAAMAAAAEERLGGVDILVNNAARTNPGVILESALEEEINVKVRGYLRCARSFAPGMVDCGWGRIINIGGTAASRTGSVVGSVRNVAVAALTKNLADELGPQGVNVTVVHPGATSTENGTKALAANAAARGLTLEEVQREFAATISIGRIVTPDEVAAVVAFLASPLSVALNGDPLIASGGALGPIYY is encoded by the coding sequence GTGGACCTGAAACTGAACGACAAGCGGGCCGTGGTCACCGGCGGCAGCCGGGGCATCGGCCTGGCGGTGGGCACGGCCCTGGCCCGGGAAGGGGCCGCCGTCGCGCTCGTCGGCCGCGACGGCCGCGTCGCGCAGGAGCAGGCGGCGAAGCTCGCCGCCGCCACCGGCGCGCGCGTGATCGGCATCGCGGCGGACACCGGCGACGACGCCTCGGTGGCCGCCATGGCCGCGGCCGCCGAGGAGCGGCTGGGCGGCGTGGACATCCTGGTCAACAACGCAGCCAGGACCAACCCCGGCGTGATCCTGGAATCCGCGCTGGAGGAGGAGATCAACGTCAAGGTGCGCGGCTACCTGCGCTGCGCCAGGTCGTTCGCGCCCGGCATGGTCGACTGCGGCTGGGGCCGGATCATCAACATCGGCGGCACCGCCGCCAGCCGCACCGGCTCGGTTGTCGGATCGGTGCGCAACGTCGCGGTCGCCGCGCTGACTAAGAACCTCGCCGACGAACTGGGCCCGCAGGGCGTGAACGTCACGGTCGTCCACCCCGGCGCCACCAGCACCGAGAACGGCACCAAGGCCCTCGCGGCCAACGCCGCGGCCCGCGGGCTGACCCTCGAGGAGGTCCAGCGCGAATTCGCCGCGACCATCTCCATCGGCCGCATCGTCACCCCGGACGAGGTCGCCGCGGTGGTCGCGTTCCTGGCCAGCCCGCTCAGCGTGGCGCTCAACGGCGACCCGCTCATCGCCAGCGGCGGCGCGCTCGGTCCCATCTACTACTGA
- a CDS encoding amidase encodes MDIHYDTLIETAEAIRTRQISPVELTHMMLDRIALVDPQLHSYATVTAELALAQAARAEKEILAGHYRGPLHGIPIAVKDIFDTGGIVTASGMPLHAERVPEADATVVARLADAGSVLLGKLQLTEGALAHHHPDITSPNNPWNTDYYAGASSSGSGVATAAGLCFGALGSDTGGSIRFPAAATGLTGLKPTWGRVSRHGMTPLAESLDHVGTLTRAAADAGALLGVIAGPDPLDPTALTAVVPDYLDGLGSGIAGVRIGIDTRYNETGCDPAVVDAVRDAARVLENLGATLREVSLPDYSGVVAHWGSICAVEAAIAHEATYPADAARYGRLAETLEAGRAVQAMDLMQWHYERLAFTGALATLFRDIDLLVIPTQPRADFTLADEAEEFSTAEGLAHFIRFATPFDMSGSPTITLPAGFTDKGLPLSFQLVARHLDEPLLIRAGDAYQRATDWTERHPM; translated from the coding sequence ATGGACATCCACTACGACACGCTCATCGAAACCGCAGAAGCGATCCGAACGCGCCAGATCTCCCCCGTGGAGCTGACCCACATGATGCTTGACCGGATCGCGCTGGTGGACCCCCAGCTGCACTCTTATGCGACTGTCACCGCAGAACTCGCACTGGCCCAGGCGGCCCGCGCGGAAAAGGAGATCCTCGCGGGCCATTACCGCGGTCCCCTGCACGGAATTCCCATTGCGGTCAAAGACATCTTCGACACCGGCGGCATCGTGACCGCATCCGGCATGCCACTGCACGCCGAGCGCGTACCGGAGGCCGACGCCACCGTGGTCGCGCGCCTCGCCGACGCGGGATCCGTACTGCTCGGCAAGCTGCAGCTGACCGAAGGCGCGCTCGCGCATCACCACCCGGACATCACCTCGCCGAACAACCCGTGGAACACCGACTACTACGCCGGCGCGTCCTCAAGCGGTTCGGGCGTCGCGACGGCTGCCGGGCTGTGCTTCGGCGCTCTCGGCAGCGACACCGGGGGCTCGATCCGCTTCCCGGCGGCAGCGACCGGGCTCACCGGCCTCAAGCCGACGTGGGGCAGGGTGAGTCGGCACGGGATGACCCCGCTCGCGGAAAGCCTGGACCATGTCGGAACCCTGACACGGGCCGCCGCCGACGCCGGCGCGCTGCTCGGTGTCATCGCGGGTCCCGACCCGCTCGACCCCACGGCCCTCACCGCCGTGGTGCCGGACTACCTCGACGGGCTCGGGAGCGGGATCGCCGGCGTCCGGATCGGCATCGACACCCGCTACAACGAGACCGGCTGCGATCCCGCTGTCGTCGACGCGGTACGCGACGCCGCTCGGGTCTTGGAGAACCTGGGCGCCACGCTGCGAGAGGTATCGCTGCCGGACTACAGCGGAGTCGTCGCCCACTGGGGCTCGATCTGCGCCGTCGAGGCCGCGATCGCGCATGAAGCCACCTATCCCGCCGACGCCGCGCGATACGGCAGGCTCGCCGAAACCCTCGAAGCCGGACGCGCGGTGCAGGCGATGGACTTGATGCAGTGGCACTACGAACGCCTCGCCTTCACCGGCGCGCTCGCCACGCTCTTCCGCGACATCGATCTGCTGGTGATCCCGACGCAGCCGCGCGCCGACTTCACCTTGGCCGACGAAGCCGAGGAGTTCTCCACCGCCGAAGGACTCGCCCACTTCATCCGGTTCGCCACCCCCTTCGACATGTCCGGCAGCCCGACCATCACTCTCCCGGCCGGGTTCACCGACAAGGGTTTGCCGCTCTCGTTCCAGCTGGTTGCCAGGCACCTGGACGAACCTCTGCTGATCAGGGCCGGCGACGCCTACCAGCGGGCCACCGACTGGACCGAGCGCCACCCGATGTGA
- a CDS encoding MFS transporter has product MSSQSCLTTEPPVPPSDVRPRTRAHAWDAGLFGLCLGTALIVMEANVMNVALPVVRTRMHADAAAGLWVVDAYTLVLAVLLLTCGRIGDRIGARRSYLIGLAVFAVASVLCSLAARADELIAFRALQGLGAALLAPAPLALIAHKYTEPAARARAVSVWVSVGGIGFTVGPLLSGLLVDSLGWRSVFLLNVPVVAITGFLVRRYVAEAPKRTVPFDLSGQLLAVIGLAAIVYGFVETSLTGWGSVTVLGPLLVGTAVLVAFVSVQRRRGRHGDEVLLPPSILSARPVLAGLFSGAVYNFTLYGMLLVYTFVFQSTRHYSAMRTGAAFLPVTLTAIAVSLLGGGAFVARRGPRTGLCIGMALSGTGLVVLALVPGKAPYIAIAAGFVIFALGLGVTAVAQTLAVMSYSGAEHRNAASSSLNAARQTGGVLGVALLGAISSADHSADHSAGPSAAVALAAIACLAAIVVAWRNLPARRSPSASR; this is encoded by the coding sequence GTGTCGTCTCAGTCCTGTCTGACCACCGAACCGCCTGTCCCCCCGTCGGACGTCCGGCCCAGGACCCGGGCCCACGCCTGGGACGCGGGCCTTTTCGGGCTCTGTCTCGGCACCGCGTTGATCGTGATGGAAGCCAACGTGATGAACGTGGCCCTGCCGGTCGTCAGGACACGGATGCATGCCGATGCGGCCGCGGGGTTGTGGGTCGTGGACGCCTACACCCTCGTGCTCGCTGTGCTGCTGCTCACGTGCGGCCGCATCGGAGACCGCATCGGGGCGCGCAGGAGCTATCTGATCGGACTGGCGGTCTTCGCCGTCGCATCGGTGCTGTGCAGCCTGGCCGCCCGAGCGGACGAGCTGATCGCCTTCCGCGCCCTTCAGGGCCTGGGCGCCGCGCTGCTGGCCCCTGCTCCGCTGGCGCTGATCGCCCACAAGTACACCGAGCCGGCCGCCCGGGCCAGGGCCGTGTCGGTGTGGGTGAGCGTGGGAGGGATCGGATTCACCGTCGGCCCGCTTCTCAGCGGCCTGCTGGTGGACAGCCTCGGCTGGCGCAGCGTCTTCCTGCTCAACGTGCCCGTCGTGGCGATCACCGGATTCCTGGTTCGCCGGTACGTCGCGGAGGCGCCCAAGAGGACGGTCCCGTTCGACCTGTCCGGGCAACTGCTCGCGGTGATCGGCCTGGCGGCGATCGTCTACGGATTCGTCGAGACGAGCCTCACCGGCTGGGGATCCGTCACGGTATTGGGCCCGCTTCTCGTCGGCACGGCAGTACTCGTGGCCTTTGTCAGTGTGCAGCGAAGGCGCGGCCGGCACGGGGACGAGGTGCTGCTGCCGCCGAGCATCCTTTCTGCCCGCCCGGTCCTCGCAGGGCTGTTCAGCGGCGCGGTCTACAACTTCACGCTCTACGGCATGCTCCTCGTCTACACCTTCGTCTTCCAAAGCACCCGGCACTACTCCGCCATGCGCACCGGTGCGGCCTTCCTTCCCGTGACGCTGACCGCGATCGCCGTCAGCCTTCTCGGCGGTGGCGCCTTTGTGGCTCGACGCGGGCCGCGGACAGGGCTGTGCATCGGAATGGCGTTGTCCGGAACCGGTCTGGTGGTTCTCGCCCTCGTCCCTGGTAAGGCTCCGTACATAGCGATCGCCGCCGGGTTCGTCATATTCGCCCTGGGCCTCGGTGTGACGGCTGTGGCCCAGACGCTCGCGGTGATGTCGTACTCCGGTGCCGAGCACCGGAACGCGGCGTCCAGCTCCCTCAACGCCGCTCGGCAGACCGGCGGTGTGCTCGGCGTCGCGCTGCTCGGCGCGATCTCCTCCGCGGACCATTCCGCAGACCATTCCGCGGGCCCGTCCGCGGCTGTGGCCCTGGCCGCGATCGCCTGCCTCGCCGCGATCGTCGTCGCCTGGCGCAACCTGCCGGCGCGCAGGTCGCCTTCAGCCAGTCGCTGA
- a CDS encoding TetR/AcrR family transcriptional regulator gives MTGGTSDARDRLIEGTRQLLWDRGYVGTSPTAIWKAAGVGQGSMYHHFDGKPDLVLAAEERAASEMQDQVRRILSGEGPAYDRIAAYLLKERDALRGCPIGRLAADPEIAGDATLREPVRETFVVLHECLVAAIEEGKAGGEFRDDLDAAGISYALSAVIQGGYTLARAEGSVVPFDRAVQGALELLRLATHEGR, from the coding sequence ATGACCGGAGGAACCAGCGACGCCCGCGACCGCCTGATCGAAGGAACCCGCCAGCTGCTGTGGGACCGCGGCTACGTCGGCACCAGCCCGACCGCGATCTGGAAGGCGGCCGGGGTCGGGCAGGGCAGCATGTACCACCACTTCGACGGCAAGCCGGATCTGGTGCTCGCCGCGGAGGAACGCGCGGCGAGCGAGATGCAGGATCAGGTGCGCCGAATCCTCTCCGGCGAGGGGCCGGCATACGACCGGATCGCCGCCTACCTGCTGAAGGAGCGCGACGCCCTGCGCGGATGCCCGATCGGGCGGCTGGCGGCGGATCCGGAGATCGCCGGCGACGCCACACTGCGCGAACCGGTGCGGGAGACCTTCGTCGTGCTGCACGAATGTCTGGTCGCGGCGATCGAGGAGGGCAAGGCCGGCGGCGAGTTCCGGGACGACCTGGACGCGGCCGGAATCTCCTACGCGCTCTCGGCGGTGATCCAGGGCGGATACACGCTCGCCCGGGCAGAAGGTTCGGTCGTTCCTTTCGACCGCGCCGTTCAGGGCGCACTGGAGCTGTTGCGGCTCGCCACTCACGAAGGCCGGTAG
- a CDS encoding MerR family transcriptional regulator, with protein sequence MQIGELADRTGVAQRLLRYYEERGLLTPRRTGAGHRTFEESDVPRVEIIRALLAAGLNTATIRIVLPCTEYQAGRLVPTCLEMLTHLTGEQDRQAASIAQLERSKEAIDGILAAAPPELGDAGRHVALHNASTRTPNP encoded by the coding sequence GTGCAGATCGGGGAACTCGCGGACCGCACCGGGGTCGCGCAACGACTGCTGCGCTACTACGAGGAGCGCGGGCTGCTCACGCCGCGACGTACCGGAGCGGGCCACCGCACGTTCGAGGAGTCCGACGTACCGCGCGTCGAGATCATCCGGGCACTGCTCGCGGCCGGGCTGAACACGGCGACGATCCGGATCGTGCTGCCGTGCACCGAATACCAGGCCGGCCGGCTGGTGCCGACCTGCCTGGAGATGCTCACCCACCTGACCGGCGAGCAGGATCGGCAGGCGGCGTCCATCGCGCAGCTGGAGCGCTCGAAGGAGGCGATCGACGGCATTCTGGCCGCCGCACCGCCTGAGCTGGGCGATGCCGGTCGGCACGTGGCGCTGCACAATGCCTCGACGAGGACTCCGAACCCCTAG
- a CDS encoding SDR family NAD(P)-dependent oxidoreductase, producing the protein MAGAVVVGAGPGLGAAVARRFAREDMPVALVARSPRVLDLADSLTGEGLKALPLQADSTDESALRAALDAAVAAYGVPDVLVYNAAIIRQDRPGELDIAQHQQAWTVNVLGALQSAAHIAPEMARQGHGTILLTGGMPRPDARYTSLSLGKAGVRALTQLLDEEYGPAGVHVATVTVDCHMVAGTDSDPALVAEHYWTLHQQPRGQWQSEIVHVGSTQV; encoded by the coding sequence ATGGCAGGAGCAGTCGTTGTCGGTGCGGGTCCGGGGCTCGGGGCCGCGGTGGCGCGGCGGTTCGCCCGCGAGGACATGCCGGTCGCACTGGTCGCGCGCAGCCCTCGCGTCCTGGACCTGGCCGACTCGCTGACCGGCGAGGGTCTCAAAGCCCTGCCACTGCAGGCCGACAGCACCGACGAGTCGGCCCTGCGCGCCGCCCTCGACGCGGCCGTGGCCGCGTACGGCGTTCCCGACGTGCTCGTCTACAACGCGGCGATCATCCGCCAGGACCGCCCCGGCGAACTGGACATCGCGCAGCACCAGCAAGCGTGGACGGTGAACGTGCTCGGCGCCCTGCAGAGCGCGGCCCACATCGCGCCGGAGATGGCACGGCAGGGCCACGGCACGATCCTGCTCACCGGCGGCATGCCGCGACCGGACGCCCGGTACACGAGCCTGTCGCTGGGCAAGGCGGGCGTACGTGCCCTGACTCAGCTCCTCGACGAGGAGTACGGGCCCGCGGGCGTGCACGTCGCGACCGTCACCGTCGACTGCCACATGGTCGCGGGCACGGACTCCGATCCCGCCCTGGTCGCCGAGCACTACTGGACCCTGCACCAGCAGCCGCGCGGACAGTGGCAGAGCGAGATCGTGCACGTCGGCTCGACGCAGGTCTAG
- a CDS encoding pyridoxamine 5'-phosphate oxidase family protein — protein MTELADFARVAAGDHGLCIASTLRADQTIHSSLVNAGVLAHPTLGHDVAAYVAIGGSRKLTHLRARPHATLTARTGWEWATVDGTAELIGPDDPYAGIDGEALRLLLRAIFTAAGGTHDDWPTYDRVMLEERRTAVLITPGRVYSNS, from the coding sequence GTGACAGAACTCGCAGACTTCGCCCGGGTGGCCGCCGGCGACCACGGCCTGTGCATCGCCTCCACGCTGCGGGCGGACCAGACGATCCACTCCTCCCTCGTCAACGCCGGGGTGCTGGCCCACCCCACGCTCGGCCACGACGTGGCCGCGTACGTGGCGATCGGCGGCAGCAGGAAGCTGACTCACCTGCGCGCCAGGCCGCACGCCACCCTCACCGCCCGCACCGGCTGGGAGTGGGCGACCGTCGACGGAACCGCCGAGCTCATCGGCCCGGACGACCCCTACGCCGGCATCGACGGCGAAGCCCTCCGACTCCTCCTGCGCGCCATCTTCACCGCGGCCGGCGGCACCCACGACGACTGGCCGACCTACGACCGCGTCATGCTCGAAGAGCGGCGCACCGCCGTCCTGATCACCCCGGGCCGCGTGTACTCCAACTCCTGA
- a CDS encoding LysR substrate-binding domain-containing protein: MAIDLRLMRYVIAVADEGGFQRAAERLMMAQPPLSRQIRDLERELGVTLFQRRPAVHLTEAGQVFVASARRILAETDRMIEQTVSAARGEVGSVRVGYIHSAVFDTVPQLVAAMARCCPGVTVDVHEGWSPDLDAGLSAGEYDLVLSRDIPERPTYLRELLRAERLVAVVCESHPLAERGEVALREFAGQRLCHPARRLAPGRHDFMMKALEGTGERFEYWESPVHGLGHLDLSDKRSFALVPASVAGRGPIGTASVAISDELPTLDLQLVWRRDNDSAALAVLIGAARDLARRRSWC, translated from the coding sequence ATGGCGATCGATCTCCGTCTCATGCGCTACGTGATCGCCGTGGCCGACGAGGGCGGGTTCCAGCGCGCGGCGGAGCGGCTGATGATGGCGCAGCCGCCGTTGAGCCGGCAGATTCGCGACCTGGAGCGCGAGCTGGGCGTGACGCTCTTCCAGCGGCGACCGGCCGTTCACCTGACCGAGGCGGGACAGGTGTTCGTCGCCTCGGCGCGCAGGATCCTCGCCGAGACCGACCGGATGATCGAGCAGACCGTGTCGGCGGCGCGCGGCGAGGTCGGCTCTGTGCGCGTCGGCTACATCCACTCGGCGGTCTTCGACACCGTGCCGCAGCTGGTAGCCGCGATGGCGCGGTGCTGTCCCGGCGTCACGGTCGACGTCCACGAAGGCTGGAGCCCGGACCTGGACGCGGGTCTTTCGGCCGGCGAATACGACCTCGTACTCTCGCGCGATATCCCCGAGCGCCCGACCTATCTACGCGAGCTGCTACGTGCGGAACGACTTGTCGCAGTGGTCTGTGAAAGCCATCCCCTGGCCGAGCGCGGCGAGGTCGCGTTGCGGGAGTTCGCCGGACAACGGCTGTGCCATCCGGCACGGCGCCTGGCGCCCGGCCGCCACGACTTCATGATGAAGGCCTTGGAAGGGACCGGAGAGCGTTTCGAATACTGGGAGAGTCCGGTCCACGGCCTGGGCCACCTCGACCTGAGCGACAAGCGCAGCTTCGCGCTGGTGCCGGCGAGCGTGGCCGGCCGTGGACCGATCGGCACCGCGTCCGTCGCGATCAGCGACGAACTGCCCACGCTCGACCTACAGCTGGTGTGGCGGCGGGACAACGACTCCGCCGCGCTCGCGGTGCTGATCGGCGCCGCGCGGGATCTCGCGCGGCGCCGCAGCTGGTGCTAG
- a CDS encoding UbiX family flavin prenyltransferase, whose protein sequence is MEPARLVVGISGATGIAYGVRLLELARKAGVETHLVVTPAGQQTRAYEIDLSARDLAAMADVSYRPADIGAAIASGSFRTAGMVVAPCSIRTLSAIAYSNGDNLLTRAADVTLKERRRLVLLVRETPLTLGHLRAMTAVTESGGVVMPPVPAFYLRPESVDDIVEHTVGRALDLFGIDVPDLPRWGG, encoded by the coding sequence ATGGAACCGGCTCGGCTCGTCGTGGGGATCAGCGGGGCGACCGGGATCGCGTACGGCGTGCGGCTGCTCGAACTGGCGCGGAAGGCAGGGGTCGAGACGCACCTGGTGGTCACCCCCGCCGGGCAGCAGACCCGCGCTTACGAGATCGACCTGTCGGCCCGCGACCTGGCGGCCATGGCAGACGTCTCCTACCGTCCGGCGGACATCGGTGCGGCGATCGCCTCCGGATCGTTCCGGACCGCCGGGATGGTCGTGGCGCCGTGCTCCATCAGGACCCTGTCGGCCATCGCCTACTCCAACGGCGACAACCTGCTCACCCGCGCCGCGGACGTGACGCTGAAGGAACGGCGCCGCCTGGTGCTGCTGGTCCGCGAGACGCCGCTGACGCTCGGGCACCTGCGGGCGATGACCGCCGTGACGGAGTCCGGGGGCGTCGTCATGCCGCCGGTTCCGGCCTTCTACCTGCGGCCCGAGAGCGTGGACGACATCGTCGAGCACACGGTCGGGCGGGCTCTGGACCTGTTCGGGATCGACGTGCCCGACCTGCCCCGATGGGGCGGATGA